Below is a genomic region from Longibacter salinarum.
GTTCAGTTCCGCTTGTGCGTCAACACGGTGCGGTTCGTTCCACGGGGTCGGTACGCGTCGTCCGTCGAATCGATTGGGAAATGTCCGTTCGGCCTGGCTGATGTTGTACGAGACCGACGTGTTGACAACCTCATTCTCGTATGCGACCCGGATGCCAGCGCCGATGGCCCGACCCCTGCTGGAGGAAATGAACGTGCTCTGATCTGGCGAGTCCTTGGTGAAAATAGCGACCCCGGTTCGCAGGGTGGGGTAATCAATGGCCAGAAGGTGCGGCTGGAATTTCGCATAGCTCTCGACGTTGATCGTCAGCCCATCGGTTGGAGTCCAGAGCCCTTCGGCGGACACGTGGTAGGCGCGAGGAGGAGCGATGGAGTGGTCGGTCGGAAGCCACACGCTGGCCGTTGGCACGACGGCCGAGGCTCCATCCCGGCTGATATCAAATTGACTCGTGAACTGTCGGTAGATGCCGCCCGCGAGGCGAAGGGAGTAGTCCCCGATCGGTGTGTCCGGATCGTCGAATCGAATAGCCAGGCGCGGTTCGGAATAAACCGTGCTGCGAGAGTGAACGTACGTTAGCCGCGTCCCGGTCTCGACGATCGTTTGCTCGTTGATTGCCCATTCGCCGTTGGCCGAAAGGATGGCTCGCGTCGCCGTCAGGTCGTGCTGTAGTGTGGGAATGAAGGCGTTGCCAACCCGGAAGCGGCTCCGGAGATGTTCGACTCCCGCTTCGAGTTCGATTCGACGGTCGGCGGAGATGCCGATGTCGAGCCGAGCACGCGCGCCAAGTTCAGAGATCTGATTCCGGTCGTCTGGGCGCCACAGTCCACCCTGACTGTACGAAGTTGAATCTGAATCCTGAGAGGGGCCGAGCGTCGACACGCCGGTGCGGTACTGCGAGCGAGCGTCGTAGTGGCTGGCATACGTTTGAACGGAGCCGATCGTCCGGTCACCGATGAGCCATTCGAGTCGAGCCTGGCCCGTCGTGTTATTCCACCCGTAGCGGTCGTAGGCGGGAATCGGAGGCGCCTGGGTCGAGTCCACGGACCCTGGCGATTCATCCATCGGGGAGTCCATGATGAGGCTCGCTCCGATGGCGCTACGCCCGTGGTAGCCGGAAACGAAGAGGTAGCGATACGGCGTGAGTTCCACCCGCGCCGCCGTATGCCAGTCCGAGAACTGAACCGCCGGCTGGTGATTGTAGCCCGCACTCGACAGCGATACATCCGACAGCGTCGGGTCGCTTGATGAGGCGGTCGGATATGCCCATGCGCGAGCCAGCAGTGGATCGAGCGACGACCAGTCCTGGATTAACGCGTGGAGCGCCGGGTCCTGATACACGTCCCACATACCGACGCGCGCTGTGCCCATCACGGTGATTGGGCGCCCGTAGATCTCAAATGTACCCTGCGCCCGTGCGTTCGTGCTCACCGGGTCGGCACTCAACGTTGCCCACCGTGTGTTGCGGCGCGTCAAGTCGTGTTCGAGCTCGACGACGCCCGACAGATAGCTGCCTTTCATCGCACCGTATCCGGCCTTGTGTGTCGTGAGGCGGCCCAGCGCGAGGGGGCTGAAGGCGCTGATCAGGCGTCCGACACTCACCGGGTTGCGGACAGGCACGCCGTCGAGCACCATCTCGTGTTCGCCCGAAGCACCGCCCTGGATGTGGAGGTCCGCCAGCGGACTCTGCGTTGCGATTCCCATTAACGTACCTGCCGTGCGTGCGATGTCGCCCGTGCCGGTGCTTGCCGCAGGCTCCTCCAGTTCGCCGGCCTCTGCTGCCTCCTGTCCGAGTGACGAGGACGGCATCCGTGGCTGAAGGCCGTCCACGATCACCGGTTCGGTGAGGAGAGGACGTGGCGTTAGTTCGATCTTGCGCTTGGTCTGCTGTCCGGGCTCGACCTCGATGCGCAGCACAGCCATCTCGTAGCCGACGTACGAGACCATCACCTCGTGGGGCCCTTCGACGAGTTTGGAGAGTTGAAAGAGGCCCGAGGTATTCGTCGATGTACCTGTGGCCGCATCCGCGAGGATGATATTGGCATCGGGTAGCGGTTCACCGGTGCTTGCATCGACGACCACACCGGCAATCTGGCCGTAACGTGCCTTCGTTTTAGGCGAGCCGATGATGATGTACGTGCCGTTCGATGACAGCACGTAGTCGAGGTCCGTATCCTTCAGAATACAGCGAAGCAGTTTCGGGGCCGGAAGGGCGCGCGCCGAGCAGAAACTTCGGCGTCCGCGCACGAGATCGGCGTCGTAGGCCATGGATGCTTCCGTGACGGCAACGAATCGCTCGAGGGCCGTCGCGAGCGGTACCCCGCGAAGCGCCATGCTGTACAGCGAGTCGGATGCGGCGATCTCCGCGTCTGAGTCGGGCGCGGCATCTTGCGCAGCACACGGGGCTTCGGGCCATCCGAGAGCAGCGATCAGGACGGCGACAAACAGCCAGGAAGTGAAGGTCCGCAGAGCCATCGGAGAGGTGTGCCGGATGCGCCGAAAACAGAACGAGA
It encodes:
- a CDS encoding carboxypeptidase-like regulatory domain-containing protein codes for the protein MALRTFTSWLFVAVLIAALGWPEAPCAAQDAAPDSDAEIAASDSLYSMALRGVPLATALERFVAVTEASMAYDADLVRGRRSFCSARALPAPKLLRCILKDTDLDYVLSSNGTYIIIGSPKTKARYGQIAGVVVDASTGEPLPDANIILADAATGTSTNTSGLFQLSKLVEGPHEVMVSYVGYEMAVLRIEVEPGQQTKRKIELTPRPLLTEPVIVDGLQPRMPSSSLGQEAAEAGELEEPAASTGTGDIARTAGTLMGIATQSPLADLHIQGGASGEHEMVLDGVPVRNPVSVGRLISAFSPLALGRLTTHKAGYGAMKGSYLSGVVELEHDLTRRNTRWATLSADPVSTNARAQGTFEIYGRPITVMGTARVGMWDVYQDPALHALIQDWSSLDPLLARAWAYPTASSSDPTLSDVSLSSAGYNHQPAVQFSDWHTAARVELTPYRYLFVSGYHGRSAIGASLIMDSPMDESPGSVDSTQAPPIPAYDRYGWNNTTGQARLEWLIGDRTIGSVQTYASHYDARSQYRTGVSTLGPSQDSDSTSYSQGGLWRPDDRNQISELGARARLDIGISADRRIELEAGVEHLRSRFRVGNAFIPTLQHDLTATRAILSANGEWAINEQTIVETGTRLTYVHSRSTVYSEPRLAIRFDDPDTPIGDYSLRLAGGIYRQFTSQFDISRDGASAVVPTASVWLPTDHSIAPPRAYHVSAEGLWTPTDGLTINVESYAKFQPHLLAIDYPTLRTGVAIFTKDSPDQSTFISSSRGRAIGAGIRVAYENEVVNTSVSYNISQAERTFPNRFDGRRVPTPWNEPHRVDAQAELNIGAGFSLQTSWTGIWGRAWAFRKAYYDYLTGRSYSQNNTAGFNRVANVIEQPEAPGFNRPGDDVLPPFLNVDVGFGYNRTFGGVEIGALLQVSNVLDRSNVIDRSLIPRFITYTDRPRTLPGRLPTLSLTVGY